In Streptomyces nodosus, one DNA window encodes the following:
- a CDS encoding sensor histidine kinase: MIRRFRSLPLRSRLALLVAAAVAFGVAAVSMSCWFVVQGKLYEQVDNDLQKSAARPQEYSKVLGTLASCPQSPESDAGDFRVRENYYLQLVKADGASCLSAQSMGMVKISDADKDVIRSAASGKGILRNGTDTKGNDVRVLTVPLVVTTGSIGQPRLYPDTALLVAVPLKSTQSTLKDLALLLLVVSGVGVIGAGAVGLAVARAGLRPVDKLTEAVEHIARTEDLTTHIPVDRHSEDEIARLSRSFNSMTSALASSRELQQQLIADAGHELRTPLTSLRTNIELLTRSEETGRPLPPADRAALLVSVKAQMSELAALIGDLQELSRPEQGQHAERTQVLEWQDIVEEALRRVRLRGPELTITADLKPWYVRAEPATLERAMVNILDNAVKFSPEGGTVEVALADGVLTVRDHGPGIAAEELPHVFDRFWRSPSARALPGSGLGLSIVARTVQGAGGEVSLTRADGGGTLATVRLPGAPVPPPDTPPETVPGGLS; the protein is encoded by the coding sequence GTGATCCGACGGTTCCGTTCCCTCCCGCTCCGCTCCCGGCTGGCCCTGCTGGTGGCGGCGGCGGTGGCCTTCGGGGTGGCCGCGGTGTCGATGAGCTGCTGGTTCGTCGTCCAGGGCAAGCTGTACGAGCAGGTGGACAACGATCTTCAGAAGTCGGCGGCCAGGCCGCAGGAGTACTCCAAGGTGCTGGGCACCCTGGCCAGCTGTCCCCAGTCCCCCGAGTCGGACGCCGGTGACTTCCGGGTCCGCGAGAACTACTACCTCCAGCTGGTCAAGGCGGACGGCGCCAGCTGCCTCTCCGCGCAGTCCATGGGCATGGTCAAGATCTCCGACGCCGACAAGGACGTGATCCGGAGCGCGGCCAGCGGCAAGGGGATCCTCCGCAACGGCACGGACACCAAGGGCAACGACGTACGGGTGCTGACCGTGCCCCTGGTGGTCACCACCGGCAGCATCGGCCAGCCCCGGCTGTACCCGGACACCGCGCTCCTGGTGGCGGTGCCGCTCAAGAGCACCCAGAGCACCCTCAAGGACCTGGCCCTGCTGCTGCTGGTCGTCTCCGGCGTGGGAGTGATCGGCGCCGGTGCGGTCGGCCTGGCCGTGGCCCGCGCGGGACTGCGCCCCGTCGACAAGCTCACCGAGGCCGTCGAGCACATCGCCAGAACCGAGGACCTGACCACCCACATTCCGGTGGACCGGCACAGCGAGGACGAGATCGCCCGGCTGTCCCGCTCCTTCAACTCGATGACCTCGGCCCTGGCCAGCTCCCGTGAACTCCAGCAGCAGCTGATCGCGGACGCCGGCCACGAGCTGCGTACGCCCCTGACCTCGCTGCGCACCAACATCGAGCTCCTCACCCGCAGCGAGGAGACGGGCCGCCCCCTGCCCCCGGCGGACCGCGCGGCACTGCTGGTCTCGGTGAAGGCCCAGATGTCCGAACTGGCCGCGCTCATCGGCGATCTGCAGGAACTGTCACGGCCGGAGCAGGGTCAGCACGCGGAGCGGACCCAGGTGCTGGAGTGGCAGGACATCGTCGAGGAGGCGCTGCGAAGGGTCCGGCTGCGCGGCCCGGAGCTGACGATCACGGCGGATCTCAAGCCCTGGTACGTCCGGGCGGAGCCGGCCACGCTGGAGCGGGCGATGGTGAACATCCTGGACAACGCGGTGAAGTTCAGCCCCGAGGGCGGCACGGTCGAGGTCGCCCTGGCGGACGGTGTCCTGACGGTCCGCGACCACGGCCCCGGCATCGCGGCCGAGGAACTTCCGCATGTCTTCGACCGCTTCTGGCGCTCCCCGAGCGCCAGGGCACTGCCCGGCTCGGGTCTCGGACTGTCGATCGTGGCCCGCACGGTCCAGGGGGCCGGCGGTGAGGTGTCCCTGACCCGCGCGGACGGCGGTGGCACGCTGGCGACCGTACGACTGCCCGGGGCGCCCGTCCCCCCGCCGGACACGCCACCGGAGACGGTGCCGGGCGGACTTTCCTGA